The Hippoglossus stenolepis isolate QCI-W04-F060 chromosome 12, HSTE1.2, whole genome shotgun sequence genome segment agtgaaaccaaactgtctcaatcgccacctggtggctggatgcatAAATCCAGCCTCCCCATGTTATTGGATGGGGCAATAAAAAAGTCAGTAAAAGTACacttaaaattaatattttttcgAAAATGATTTCTCTTATTATAGGtatcccactgatgtttgttcaagtgtttatttttcttgtaaatttggttttgataataatatttgatgctataaaaaaaggATGAgatgtcgtgattgacagctaagactgactcgtgattggtcgagcttgtTTCTCGGCTCTGGCTCAGGCCTTCAAACACACTATATACATCTGACCATCACGCTGGACCGAACCTGTGAGATTACAGTGATAATAAACTCTGactaaacaaacaacaatgtgcTTCACCGCCTCTAATCTGTGAAACCATAACGCtgagaaaacaagaggaaactaTTAGCTGTTTGGTCAGGGAGGCGTTCGGTAACAGCTGAGGAGTTAACGGTGAGCAAAcaactcgtgtgtgtgtgtgtgtgtgtgtgtgtgtgtgtgtgtgttgtgtgtgtgtgggacgaTACACAGCCTGCAgacccttctctctctctctctcgctctctctctccacaaaCCAAGATAAGAAGTCACACAaaggcctcctcctccacacgtCAAGTGCAAAGGGTTTGTTGTATCCTCTGAAGGCCCACTCAGGGTGTCACCATGAGGGGTTCGCAGGTGCAAAGATATTTGCCTGATAGGGAGAGAAGTCTAATGggtttgacctttgaactcATTTTACATGTGGAGGAACCAACCCAGGGAATATTATACCTAGGGTGGCTCGAGGTTATCTTAATGCACGTCTGCCAGAGTTGGACTTCGTGGTTCATCTGAATTCTTTATCAGGAACTGTGTTGATCTAAGACTATTACGTTGGTTTACAGTTTATGGGACTCGTCATCTTCTTCTTATTAGTCACTGTGGTGTAATGTTGAAACTCCTTGACAGCTGAGACCACGGTGTTATGCTTCTCATGGCGAGGCAGTGACCAAAAAGATTAATAAAACAACTTGTGACTGTGAATAAAACAAGACTCAACCCCcgaagagcagcagctgaaactgATTAAGAGCATTTGGCTGCTCGGGTCATTATTTAATTCAagtcttttatttcaaattgaaattgaaacaaacagagagctAAATGTTGGCTGGAgtcttaaaacatttcttcctttttaacaCAGATATCGTCCTTCACTATCTAACTGAGGGAAAAGTTACATTGGctgcctctctctttttatgtgTTGTACTTACTGAGAGAATGTTTCAGCGGAGAGGTAAGATCAGTGAAGCAAAGTGGTGTTTCAGTATTGATTATGAGTTGTCAACAACAAGGGATAAAGGACGGCTGTGGCGCAGGGAGGAgagtgggtcatccactaaGAAGAAGGTTGgtagtttgatccccagctACACAAGTGTCCTTCAGCAAGATGCCGAAGCCCAGAGTGCCCCTGGCGGCTGTACCGGCAGTGTGTGATAGTGTATGAACGGGGGggaatgtgacttgtactgtgcAGCGCTTTGAGGAGTTGATAACACTcaaaaattacaatataaacacattgTTCATTTACCATAAATGAACAATAGGTGAATGGTTGCTTGTCTGCGTTTTTTTgaccctgtgatacgctggtgtACCCAACCTCTCGCCATATGAGATTGGCTTCAGTCTCCacgcaaccctcaaaggataaacggCATAGATAAAGATCATGGATCGATGGGAACTTTGAGAGCTCTACTAGAATTTAAAATCAAGTTGTGTGGGTTTTATAAAAAACCCAGATACATTTGCTTTCTCCCAAAATAGCAAATTGTCTTTAATAGAGGAAATCACACACAGCGTCCTAATAGCCGACCGCTTCAGGGGCCTGCTCTAAAAGAACAGATTATGATTAGCCAAAAATTCAGGGGTCACCTTGAGACTCAAATCAGTTGACTTGGTGCATACTGCCAAACAAATCTGCAATTAATCAAACCACAGTAAGTGATCCTGGGGCCTCAGGGGGTCTGACTTCCAGTTAATAATTGATCTTAAGTCGAGGCTAATGTTGAGCTGAGTGAAATGGTCAAAtgggctgtgtttgtgttgcgcTTTTATCAAAAGTGCTTCAGTACTCGATTCAAActgacccattcacacacactgcagcaatTGGCCGAACAAGGTGTTGGCTGAACCATCAGGAGCAATTTGTTGATCAGAGTTTTACACTTCAACATATGAACAAACCGCCCTATACCTGCTAATCCTTTGTTGGCAAGAACGTCACCGGCTTGCGTGGAGTGAAGGATATGATGAGTAGGCAAAGAAGAAACCATGGATGTGAACTTCAAATGCAGCTCTCTCATTTTTATGCTTCTGCAGCGGCAGGAGGCATTTTTAACCTTGTGAACagaatatctcaggaacacctccagggaatcttttcaaatttggtacaaacggtcagttggactcaaggatgaactgattagaatttggggttcaaaggtcaaatcactgtgacctcatgctcttgtgaatgtgatgtaTCAAGATCCCCCATAGGGAATTCCATTATATCaggtgcaaacattcacttggactcaattTTGTTCAGTTGTCATTTGAACCCAAAGATTGACTGATTAGATCTCGGAGGTCACAGTCGCAGTCACCTCATgaatttggaaaacaaattaatctagactgaaactgcacttgTTGGCGAAGGCTTACACCTGCAGGGTGGTCACTTCACCCTTTGTTGCTTGTAACTCCTGTATAGTGGCTCTCTGTATGGAAACAGTGTAATTGAGTATGAACTCTGGCCCTGATATTTGAGTTCAGTCCTCTCACACTTTCTAACTACTGGGCAGTTCACCtgaagcaacatttttttttaaataaacgcAGAGTCTTGGAATGAAACCCTCCTCGATTTCTGATATTATCTTTAACTTTGTAATAGTGCGTCAGCTGCTCTGGTATCTCTTCAATCTCTGATAACAACATGTTCTATTCTGAGAATATTGGGAAGGGTTGACTTTGGAGGgagttgcgtgtgtgtgtgtgtgtgtgtgtgtgtgtgtgtgtgtgtgtgtgtgtctgtccggGCTCCCCGTGGTCACTCTATTGGTCTTCTGAGTGGGTGGTCTGTTCCAAGAGAGGAGCACTGGAAACattacacctacacacacacacacacacacacacacacacacaaagggaaaCTGGGAATCACACCAACGCAGCACAGCAGAGGGTGGAGCAGGAGCCTTCTTCCAGATGTGTGACATTAATTTAGTTGATCCAAAACATGAACCGGTAGCTCCCACTCACTCATCAccactgtgtgcgtgtgtttgtgtgtttttacttttttaaatattcaaacagTACAAGTCAACATGATTCACACATTCTGTATTATTTAGAAGAATcggtgagaaagagagagaatcgAGTTAAGacgaaagaaaaaagagagcaaCCGAAATGCAATTTCTCCTCCTGAGTTTtaggagggttagggttaggaggaggagaagatggagcagagaggaCTTAAGGGAGACGAGGTGCATGATTAAAAACGGGGAAAAGATGAGGAGCGGAGCAGGTTATGAGAACAGTCTCCACTCTGACCCACAGAGCAGCGCCCCTGGACTTTCATACAATACTTTCCAccgcggaggaggaggaggggaggggataCGGTGcatggaaagacaaagagagaaaaaaaatgaaattaaataagaagactggaggaggagaaaagagaggataTGTAGGAGGACGGAAGTGGTTGATTGGGTCCCCCCAGAGATCCTTTTGTTTAGATTGTTCTGCATTTCacttctttcactctctctcctccacctccctcttttCTGACATCTGAGGTAGATTACAACAGAGACCCCGGGTCACATTTATGACTTAAACCAAGAAcatatggtgtgtgtgagtgtgtgtgtgtgcgcgcatgttTGTACGTCCATTTCAATGCAGTGGGATTCCCCCTCTGGTCCCCGAGTGGTggtcagatttattttcttgtccaTTGTGTCTTGCTGGGATATCAAAGAACTATTGTTTGTTGATCAGCGAGGGTGCTGCAGGTTACTCGCAGGTTCTGGACATGAGcgcctcccctctctctctctccacatcctCTCATCTTGTACAGTTTTCCCCCTCCGAAACTTAATTTCTCAGCATTCGGGATCAACCGGAGAAAATcccagacacagaggatcagcACTTCCACATAAAACCCTAGATTTTAAAAAGATTATGTGCGGTTAtgtctcatttgttttatttaggcCTTGACGAGGCTTGTTTTAATGCCGCACAGATGCCACACTGTCTGCACAGCGTGGCTCACTCttccaaaaacaaaatgcttcAATATAAAACCCAGTATGTAACACATACTTCCTCAGGCCATGAAATTCAGCCGTtgtcagaaagtaaaagaaaaaaaaatctccacaTCAATGTCAGCACGTCTCTGTAAAAGTGTCAGTTTGACTTTATTAGGATCGGCTTCACTCAGTTGAAGAAATAACAACTTTTGTCTTTGGAACGTTTActacagaacaaaaaaaaaaagacaaggatTTATAAAATAAGTTGCTGGAAGgacaatatataaaacaatggCATCAAAATATCTTTGACAGGAAAAAGAACCAAAAAGAAAGAAGGCTCAAATATTTTTGGAGGTGGGGCATTTTCCTCGTTTTGCCCTTTTGTTTACAAAAcgataaaaaaagaggaaaaaaataaaacaaactaaatcaaGTTATTTACAGtgcatatatttacattaaGGCATTTTTTGCTGGGGAGAAAGATGGTGGATCTGACACAACCCCCACTTCTACACAATCAAATAAATAGATTTACCATGATACATTACAGTGCTATATTATCTTAACGCTACCTGCAGTGAATGAACAAGTACAGTTATGAGTTCAGGCTACACCACACCACcaaaaatgaacaaagaggGTTATATTAAAGGATAGGGATACATTTATCTATACATGTTCATGCCCATATGTACATTAAAATGGGATTGTCCTTAACAGTTTCGCGCTTTTTCAGTACAAATTGAAAAATATCAGTCTGATTCAGAATGATGAAGCCCCGTATTAGTATTTTTAGGGCCCGGTCACACATTTGCAAATATTTCCCCTTCGCCTTCCGTTCAATGCCAATCAGTGCAGGTAAGgaggcgaataaaacatttgcttcctgtggcgaagCAAATCGGGGCTTTGCGTAGAGTTGCTGAACTTTGACCCCTGATATTGGCTTTCATTTGCATATGTGGGAATGTGCCTTTTACACTGAAAGAAGAACTTTGATTCTGACtagtttcaaaatgttttaggtccagacaacatttaggctcatctctattaacagctatctgcacatgaatgcagataaattagaAGCTAGCTAATGGATTCCATTAATGCAATCCTGCTCAAACTCGAAGCGGAAACCAGAAGGCCCCAAAGTCTTGTCCCTCGCCTGCagattcacatgcagaatctgtttatagagattaagGCCAGAGTGAAATGTACATATGAGCATGTGggtattaaaatgtgaaacTATCCTTTAGCAAACCAACGCGTCCACGTTCGACTGACTGATCGAGCTGCGTTTGCAAGTTAGTTGTGTACAGAGTTCGAGAGCGCGAAACCCTCAGAGAAAGTTCCGACTGTCATTTTAGAGACACATAAATTCAGGATGTCTGTGAAGTGGCCTGAGCTGAGCTGTTAAAATTACAATAAACGATGGGTTAACCTTGTAATTTAatacacttttccttttttttttttacaaataaaaacagcaccATGTGTGTTTTAAGGACTGCCTACGTTGATCACAGCTCTGCAACCactaaacagaaacacataaaaccagaggaggaggcactTAATAAGGTGTTGATGTAGATGATGCTTTGGTTAAACGTCTGAAAGGAGTAAATGAGGAAAGATGTACGGTAATCGAGTTTCAAAATCGCTTAATTCAAGCTTGTGCATCAAATACAGTCAATTCTGTTTAACTGAATGAATTCTAGGACGTGTCCACGGGCCCTGCTTAGATTTCTCTGGCTGGAAATCCATCCAAACACAATCTGAATAATTCATCACCTAATTGCTGCTCTTTAGCAACCATCCACCTCCCTCCATTTCTCAGTTGTCCTCagatctcctctctctctaaaaatcaaaaaaaatctttcaatCTCTACATCTGCACCCCTCCCTCGTTTTTTCCCTGCACTATCTTCCCTCTCTCCAGAGTAATAAATGCCTTCAATTTTTAATATCTGAACAGTTATGATTGGCGGGATTCAGTCCAGTAGTGATAATGATCGTTCCAATGGTGATGAAGAGACGCGTCGGGCCAAAAAGGCTCAGACGTCGAACACCAATTCTAGTGCAAATCAAAtgatttggtaaaaaaaattaaatctggCTATTCCAGTTACataaacaaactaacaaaccacGGAGTAAACAAAGATTTGGTTTGACTAGTTTTGCAAACAAAAGCTTCtcctttataaaaaaaaaatatgaagccAGTTCTATGTTAGAACAGAGAAGAACATGTAAAAGATTTGAGTGGTAAGTGCTTTCGTTCCAGTCACATAAAATAGTCCAAATGGACTGGAGACACGTTTTGGAGCTACcatttttgtaaaataagtGTATCTGGAGGTGAAAGAACCAGGAACTTCATCTGTCCCTCATCTTTCTACGTTAAAACCTCCAGATCATCTCACGCTGGGTGAAGAGCAACACGTTTGCCAGGCTATCGTGCTCTTTAAGCACGTGATAGCAGCACCACGAGGCGCTGTGGTGTCGCTGAACGCTGCGTCACGCAGCTCGTAATGTTGGCGTTGTGGGAGATGGAGTGAGTGTTTTATGTGTGTCAGGGTagtgcttgtgtttttgtggcgTTCGTGGAAATGCTGCTAGTTCTGGTGTCTCTTCATGTGCAGGGCGAGGTGGTCAGATCGGGAGAAGGCGCGCGAGCAGACCACGCACTGGAAGGGTTTGGCGCCCGTGTGCTTCCGATAGTGACGCGTCAGCTCGTCTGAACGTGCAAAGCGCCAGTCGCAGCTGTCCCACGTGCACCTGTACGGCTTCTCACCTgtacagagaaaaagagagagagaggggatgagCGCTGCTGCCCTCAGAGCTGAACTTCTTTACCCGATCACAAGATCTGTGTCAGAGCAGGTGCTGCCAGTCTGTGATTATAGGTTCTACTTACACTCATCATTAAAACTCACACTAATTCCCTGAGATACATGATTCATACAGTTGGGTGGAGTGACTGGGAAAACAGGCTTTACAGAAAAGTCCAGTTGTCTATCAACATTTACAGTCATAAGATTGTCAGACATTCATCAAGCACTCGAACGCCAACACTGCACAAGTTTCCCACGGACAACTGGTCTGTGTTGTTTGCCTTTGCTTCGGTCTGCGTGTGTCTCTGACAGATGTGGTGCGTTTCTTTGTCACATTCCAGTAACATTCAGCCGCAGGCACTTTGTGAAAACTATTGCGACTTGTCTCGTTCGGCACAAGCTCCACACAGCTCTCTGTCACAGGTCGAAACCTTAACCTCTCTGTgcacatcattttttatttcatttgtccacgtttaaagacatttgaattgaatttgtgtgatttaaatTTAGAAATGGTCTTTTAACATGACTTTCCTCCCCAAAATTTGAAGTTACGAGCTTTTCTGCCACTTCTGTGTATTTAGCTTGGTCTGGTAAGAATGGAAGCTTATGAAATATGGCCATTTGgaagtttttcttcttctttctttgttttgtctctttgtttttttcttttctgcatttttaagGTTAGATGTTATAATCTTctctttaagtttttttttttgcttctggGCCTTAAATATGAGCCATGACAGAGCAATTTATAAAGGAATCTAAAGGAAACTCTGGTTTCTGGTTTCTtggatgtttttgttcttcATGTTTTCAACATCTATTTAATCAAATCTCAAAAAACTTTTGTTGGTTTCTCAGACTAAATAGACATTGTTTCTAGGGGTGGGGGATCAAGTTAAATGTCATATTTAGAACTTAAGTTGaagcagaaaacaacaagtaTCTGCATGCTGGATGTCAGGAGACAACCAGTGAGGAAATAAGATTTATGTTTGTCATTCGAGTGAAACAACCctttaaacaaacactgtgagCCTGTCAGGATTTTAATCACACTGTCGCCAAACTTAAAACACGCACCTGCAACtgaaaacaatgacagacaatgaaaacacgcggagggaaaaagaaaagagtcaaCTGAGAGGAGTGTTCAGttctcacaaaacaaacacacacacacagacacacacacacacacagacagacacacaaacaatcaggGTAATGGATGTTGATGGAGATTAGAGTGGGAACTCCCACTGGGGCCCAAACGCATTAGGAATCATCTCATACAGATTactgacaggtgtgtgtggacgtgtgtgtatgagtgtgtgtatgaccAGCATTTAAGCAGCTGAATAAGAGAAGTAGAATGAGTAACTGACAAAGATAAAAATGGGGGTGGGTGCAGGAAGAGTGGCACAAAAAGAAGATGATtagatgaatgaaagaaaaataaggaaGAAAATAACTAAGCGTGCCGGACAAAAAGCAGAGCAGATACAGAACCTGCTGCGACATCCCTGTTTTAACGTGTTGTGTTCTCGTTTTGTGGTCTGTAATAACTGCAATAACCACAATCGGGCCTGCAGCATGAATGACGCCAGATCTAATTGTCGTGTCATGTTCCCAGTGCTGAAATGCACGGCAATCACACCCACAACAATGCTGTGAGCAAGTTGTTCAGATTCATTAGGTGGAACAGACTCTGGATCGAGGGGAGCGTGagttctgtgagtgtgtgcgttttgTGATGAGCGAGGGACTGATAGATAGATATCAACAGAAGCGTTGTTTTGTTAGCTGGAGTGAGGTGGGGCTCCGACACCCAAACGCTTGTTTGTTGACTTTGCCGGTCCAAAACTAATGTGAAAGAAGGagagattgaaaaaaataatggcactgagtagagcacatacctccaccatcagtcgccttaaattcaatcaagctgcaccacatttcacacactcacatagcAGTTCCCTTAATGCGCCTGATTGTTTTCACGTAGATCTACgaattatttcctgagaaaacaggggaaatataaaaaaaacgcCCTGGCTTGCAGTGTTAAAGACAgtagatctgcaccaaatccattcatttgttatACACTTGCTCAagaaccaacaaacaaacggacagaggtAAAAAAGACGAAGGAAAATGGACAGTGAAGAGCAAACGGTGGTGACTGAAGTGATGATCCGATGCACAAGATCATCTAAGATATTTTTGTCTCCGCGCAGACAGACCTCGTACATATTTAAGGTGTCGAACAAGCCCAACTGTGCATCACGGCATCTAAATATCGATGTCTAACCAGGCAACGGGATCCTGAGAGAGATGGCACCACATGTCTCGCACCGACCACATAGCCCGGGAGTCATCCCCTGGCAGAAGTGTGTCACTTCCACCTGTTTTGATGGAATAGTATATTGGGCAGAGGATGGGAACGGGGGCAGGATACATTTACACGCACATGCCAAGAACACAACACCCTGCCTAGCAACACGGTGGCAGCACAGACACCGAAATATGAGTCGCGTGGGCAGCGGcgttttctgctttttttgaCAGGGGGGTCCTGTTTGGAAAAGCTGCTTTAATGAAGAGGAACTTACCCGTGTGAGTTCGGAGGTGGGCTTTCAGATGGGACGACTTGGTGTAGACTTTCTTGCAGCCTGACGACAGACAGggagataaacacaaacagagggcTCAATCCAAATCCAAATAATTCACATGTGCCAGATATGTATTTGCCCAATAAAACTGAGCTGCGGTATGCTAGAAATGTGAACTAATGGAGAACAGAGGCTGTGTGGAAAGGcatacagtaaatgtttgttttgtggaaaaacaaaaacggGTCTAACACATATTCTGATTTTGAGAAGGTTCATGTGACTGTGTTGGAAAGTGGTCAACACAGTTTGATTTCATATTAAATCTGGTTGAGTTTATTtactaaaaaaagaaatatttcttTTGGAAGAAGCTCACTGCACCTGTTAGTCTGAAATGGAAGTCGAGGATTTTgaaaagatatttattttgacttgAAAGAACCGTTGGGAGGAGATACTCTGATACACTTTGGGCGAAGTGTGGATCTGTCCTTGTGTGGATGTGACACATCGGCTTCATCTGACTAAAGAAATTAGACGTGTGCTAACACGCTGTAGGAGGCTCCGCTTAAGCCCATTTTACACGCTGCCACAGGCGAGTTGACATTACATATCCTACAAGTAGCTGCACATCGCACAGCtacagtacgtgtgtgtgcgtgcatgtgggTGCGTGCGTGAGCAGGATGAAAAAAATTTTCAAATGGGACTGTatgcaaatatgtgtgtgtgtgtggaaaaacaaatcaaatgacttAACCAGAACATTGATGTAATTacagcacccacacacacacacttcattccACAAGCATAACAGCAATGACTTTAAATCCACAATAACGTGGAAGTGCTCGCGGCTGCAGAAGTTTGATGTGCGATAATAAATGTGCATGGACACAGTTAATTGTCAAGACAGTGACAGATCGACTCCGTTGCCAAAATACTCGGATTCCAGAGCAGCACATTCTCTGCCGTGGCTCCGGTGTGTTCCGTGACTCATAGGCCAGGAAAAGTCCTTCAGAACACAACATATAATTTCAAAAATATGCAGGGGTGTCTTAAAATAACCCTGGTTTTCAAAAAGCTGACCCTCGTGAGTGACCAGAGATTCACCTGACCGCAGCAGAGTGCAAAAATAACACACTCGCACAGTAGTGACAAGAACCAGCATGCTCGTACAGTGGCAGACGTGTGTTATTGTTCTAACCTGGGTAATCACAATGGTGGATCCGTCGTTTCTCCAGGTCAGGGTTGTTCCTCCGGCTGTAGCGGATAGGCACAGTGGTCTGAGATGGGGTCAGGGCTGGGGTTATTGCAGGGGCTTGGGGAAGGACTGCAGCCTGGCCTGGGACCGGTGTGGGACCTGTGTTAAGGGGCAGGGCCAAGCTGCCGGGTCCCGGGCTGGGGCCGAGCCCCGGGGTGCTACCTGCCAACTTGGAGGCGATGGTGGCTGCATACGAGGGAGGAGGGGACATGGTGTGGAGCAGCTCCTTGTGCCTGTCAGGGCTGCCGGGCTCCGAGCTGGGCGGAGAGGGCGGCAGGTAGGGCACCTGCTGCTGGAGATAATGGGGATGTGCCTGAGGATGTGTGTATGCCTCCCCACCCAGGCCACAGTAGACGGGCTTGGCAGTCTGCTCCTGCTGAGACACAGAAGAAGCCACCGGCAAATCATGGAAAGGTGTGTGGATTGTGGAAGTGGAAGTGTGttgtatctgctgctgctgccgatgatgctgctgatgctgagcCGCCATACCACTGCCATGGGGATGATCC includes the following:
- the klf5a gene encoding Krueppel-like factor 5: MAATLAMSGGGQEDPFYPLQKASLSAGFPLEDSALFGLDCKIPEDKPGHMDYTQVKCEMDRYLSPQPLSLPHHADSQQKSHRDMDHFFTDDHACAPYTLNMNLYLPEVAYLRMGLCQQVRAPQHQNHTGLTHIKTESASPCFSPNLQPHCPNTSPSGSCGTSSHGPGGIAMEASAINMTITGLPDFTSIFNQAGGSHGGDSGPEVFVKQEMSSQFEPHALHHHNNDGSLFQLLNSGLDHPHGSGMAAQHQQHHRQQQQIQHTSTSTIHTPFHDLPVASSVSQQEQTAKPVYCGLGGEAYTHPQAHPHYLQQQVPYLPPSPPSSEPGSPDRHKELLHTMSPPPSYAATIASKLAGSTPGLGPSPGPGSLALPLNTGPTPVPGQAAVLPQAPAITPALTPSQTTVPIRYSRRNNPDLEKRRIHHCDYPGCKKVYTKSSHLKAHLRTHTGEKPYRCTWDSCDWRFARSDELTRHYRKHTGAKPFQCVVCSRAFSRSDHLALHMKRHQN